One Kaistella polysaccharea DNA segment encodes these proteins:
- a CDS encoding DNA-3-methyladenine glycosylase I: MEIKRCGWSEKDDLYRKYHDEEWGKPVYDDQLIFELLVLESFQAGLSWYTILKKRPNFKKAFEDFNYKKIATYSDVKVEELLSDAGIIRNRLKILATINNAQKFQEVQKEFGNFSSYIWGFVGGKPIVNDPKTLQDVPATTEISDALAKNLKKRGFKFLGSTVVYAHMQATGMVNDHLVDCHCK; encoded by the coding sequence ATGGAAATTAAAAGATGTGGATGGAGTGAAAAAGACGATTTGTATCGGAAGTACCACGATGAAGAATGGGGAAAACCGGTCTATGATGATCAACTTATTTTTGAACTTCTAGTACTTGAAAGCTTTCAAGCCGGACTGTCTTGGTACACGATTTTAAAAAAGAGACCAAATTTCAAAAAAGCTTTTGAAGATTTTAATTATAAAAAAATTGCTACTTATTCTGATGTGAAAGTAGAAGAGTTGTTGTCTGATGCGGGGATCATCCGAAATCGATTGAAGATTTTAGCGACCATAAATAATGCACAGAAATTCCAGGAAGTGCAAAAAGAATTTGGCAACTTTTCAAGTTATATCTGGGGCTTCGTCGGTGGAAAGCCAATTGTAAACGATCCAAAAACTTTACAAGATGTTCCTGCAACCACCGAAATTTCCGATGCTTTGGCAAAAAATTTAAAGAAAAGAGGTTTTAAATTTCTTGGCTCTACGGTGGTTTATGCACACATGCAGGCAACCGGAATGGTGAATGATCATTTGGTGGACTGCCATTGTAAATAA
- a CDS encoding nucleoside phosphorylase — MLNKLAASELVLNDDGSVYHLNLLPEDIAGKIMLVGDPDRVPKVSKYFDKIEIKKNKREFYTHTGTLRGERITVMSTGIGTENIDIVMNELDALVNIDLKNKEFKKDHTALELFRMGTCGSVNPDVEVDNMLVTENVVGLDGLLHFYQDYEFENEFSRNFIAKFPYEKIKPMLYFSDWTKEMGEYYKDAKYHGNTATFPGFYAPQGRQLRLKALDDQFLETLNDLGVTNFEMETSAIYGLSKLLGHKAITVNSVIANRRRGEFSADHAASERNMIEWVLDRIIK; from the coding sequence ATGCTTAATAAATTAGCTGCATCAGAATTGGTGCTCAATGACGACGGAAGTGTGTATCACTTGAACTTGCTGCCAGAAGATATTGCGGGGAAAATAATGTTAGTTGGAGATCCTGACCGTGTGCCAAAGGTTTCTAAATATTTCGACAAGATAGAAATCAAAAAAAATAAAAGGGAATTCTATACGCATACCGGAACTTTGCGCGGGGAAAGAATCACAGTAATGTCTACCGGAATTGGGACTGAAAACATCGATATCGTAATGAACGAACTGGATGCTTTGGTGAATATTGATTTGAAAAATAAAGAATTCAAAAAAGATCATACGGCTTTAGAACTTTTCAGAATGGGAACTTGCGGAAGTGTAAATCCTGATGTGGAGGTCGATAATATGTTGGTGACGGAAAATGTAGTGGGTCTTGATGGTTTGCTCCACTTCTACCAAGATTATGAGTTTGAAAATGAATTCTCTAGAAACTTCATTGCGAAATTTCCCTACGAGAAAATCAAACCAATGCTGTATTTTTCTGATTGGACGAAAGAAATGGGTGAATATTATAAAGACGCAAAATACCACGGAAACACGGCAACTTTCCCCGGATTTTATGCTCCACAAGGAAGACAACTTCGTTTGAAAGCGCTAGATGATCAGTTTTTGGAAACGTTGAATGATTTAGGAGTGACAAATTTCGAAATGGAAACTTCTGCAATTTACGGTCTTTCTAAATTACTCGGACATAAAGCGATCACCGTGAATTCGGTTATTGCGAACAGAAGACGTGGGGAATTTTCTGCGGATCACGCAGCTTCTGAAAGAAACATGATCGAGTGGGTTTTGGATCGAATTATTAAATAG
- a CDS encoding translation initiation factor, whose product MDLRDQLKNIFPDHEEQDFEMPVEKFVQKEPLTCKFEKKGRHGKPVTLVEGFEGSDEDLKKISKKIKTTLGIGGSEKDGIIIIQGDNRDKIMVILKEMGYKTKRVGG is encoded by the coding sequence ATGGATTTAAGAGATCAACTGAAAAATATATTCCCCGACCACGAAGAACAGGATTTTGAAATGCCAGTAGAAAAGTTCGTGCAGAAGGAACCGCTCACTTGTAAGTTTGAAAAGAAAGGGAGACACGGGAAACCTGTTACTTTAGTTGAGGGTTTTGAAGGAAGCGACGAAGACCTGAAAAAGATTTCAAAAAAAATTAAAACTACTTTAGGAATTGGTGGATCTGAAAAAGATGGAATTATTATTATTCAAGGCGATAACCGTGATAAAATTATGGTAATCCTAAAAGAAATGGGTTACAAAACGAAACGCGTTGGTGGTTGA
- a CDS encoding transcriptional regulator: MKIDKDVFREMVKFYGEAFHLPPLAAKIYAYLIFDFDRKGVSFDEFVEIFAASKSSVSSNLNLLLNLNIINDFNKIDERKRFFVMNEHYMKIRFEEIIDKMERELLILDNLKKFRNTNCEVALQKFNIYTNLFQKNISNIKETLDQL; encoded by the coding sequence ATGAAAATCGATAAAGATGTTTTTCGCGAAATGGTTAAATTTTATGGAGAAGCTTTCCATTTACCGCCACTTGCTGCGAAAATTTATGCTTATTTAATTTTTGATTTTGATAGAAAAGGAGTTTCATTTGATGAATTTGTAGAAATATTTGCGGCCAGTAAAAGCTCAGTTTCCTCAAATCTAAATCTGCTTTTAAATCTAAATATCATTAATGACTTCAATAAAATTGACGAAAGAAAACGGTTTTTCGTCATGAATGAACATTATATGAAAATACGTTTCGAGGAAATTATTGATAAAATGGAGCGTGAATTATTAATTTTAGATAACCTCAAAAAATTTCGAAATACCAATTGCGAGGTTGCTCTTCAAAAATTTAATATCTACACCAATTTATTTCAGAAGAATATTTCTAACATCAAAGAAACGCTAGATCAACTTTAA
- a CDS encoding efflux RND transporter periplasmic adaptor subunit: protein MKNKIILLSFSALSVLSCKKKDERPAQGPKVVSTVMVENRNVVGYVTFPASIEGRVNNDVRAKMQGYVTQVLVDEGQYVKKGQPLFRLETNSLNQSANAARAGVGAARSSVSASEANVKAAQAAVNAAQVEVNKLRPLVEKNIISSVQLQTAQANLAKAQAQVSQAIAGRQQASAGVAQAQANFQGVQANIDYSVIRAPISGTVGKINFRNGSLVGPGDPMPISTVSDTSELYVYFSMNEKEYLDFLKTSKGATVPEKLKNMPPVELLLANGDVYGEKGYVKAVTGQIDAATGSIQFRVSFPNPNKLLSNGNSGTVRIPVTYDNALVVPESATIEQQGLVYIYKVKQDTAKSTVIKVVDRVNNMVVIKEGAEKGDVVVAEGIGTIKSGTAVKPQPKKFDDIINAIKPIF, encoded by the coding sequence ATGAAAAATAAAATTATCCTGCTATCTTTTTCTGCATTGTCGGTTTTGTCCTGCAAGAAGAAAGATGAGAGACCGGCGCAAGGTCCGAAAGTAGTTTCTACAGTAATGGTAGAAAACAGAAATGTTGTTGGTTACGTAACTTTCCCAGCGAGTATTGAAGGACGTGTAAATAACGATGTTCGTGCGAAGATGCAAGGTTACGTTACCCAAGTTCTGGTAGATGAAGGACAATATGTGAAGAAAGGGCAGCCACTTTTCCGCTTAGAAACCAATTCATTAAATCAATCTGCAAATGCAGCGAGAGCTGGAGTGGGTGCAGCGCGTTCCAGTGTCTCCGCCTCAGAAGCTAATGTGAAAGCGGCGCAAGCTGCAGTTAATGCAGCCCAGGTTGAGGTGAACAAGCTTCGTCCTTTGGTAGAAAAAAATATCATCAGCAGTGTTCAGTTGCAAACAGCTCAGGCAAATTTAGCGAAAGCGCAGGCGCAGGTTTCTCAAGCAATTGCAGGGAGACAGCAGGCAAGCGCCGGAGTTGCACAGGCACAGGCGAATTTCCAGGGTGTTCAAGCTAATATTGATTACTCCGTTATTCGAGCGCCTATCTCAGGAACGGTTGGTAAAATTAATTTTAGAAATGGGAGTTTAGTTGGTCCAGGAGATCCAATGCCAATATCCACCGTTTCTGATACAAGCGAATTGTACGTTTATTTTTCAATGAATGAAAAAGAGTATTTGGATTTTCTAAAAACGTCCAAAGGAGCAACTGTTCCTGAAAAATTAAAGAATATGCCTCCTGTGGAATTGTTATTGGCAAACGGTGATGTATATGGGGAGAAAGGATATGTGAAAGCAGTCACGGGACAAATTGATGCAGCAACTGGAAGCATTCAGTTTCGTGTTTCTTTCCCGAACCCTAATAAACTGTTGAGCAACGGGAACAGTGGAACAGTCAGAATCCCGGTGACTTATGACAATGCGTTGGTGGTACCGGAAAGTGCAACAATTGAGCAGCAAGGTTTGGTTTACATTTATAAAGTAAAACAAGATACGGCAAAAAGCACTGTCATTAAAGTCGTTGATCGAGTAAACAATATGGTTGTCATCAAAGAAGGTGCAGAAAAAGGAGATGTAGTTGTGGCAGAAGGTATTGGAACGATAAAATCCGGAACCGCTGTAAAACCTCAACCGAAAAAGTTTGACGATATCATTAATGCTATAAAACCGATTTTCTAA
- a CDS encoding efflux RND transporter permease subunit, with protein MVKKFINRPVLSTVISIMIVVLGILGLISLPVTQYPDIAPPTVRISANYTGANAQTVMNSVIIPIEEQVNGVEGMDYISSSAGNNGSASIQIFFKQGIDPDIAAVNVQNQVQRAIPLLPSEVTRSGVQVSKQQTSALMFLSFYTSNPQLDEVWLQNYMNINIIPELKRVNGVGDAQVFGGKNYAMRIWLDPAKMAAYGLEPTEVSAAINEQSREAAAGALGENSGSSFQYIITYKGKYNDVDQFENIILRALGNGEYLRLKDVAEIKLDSQSYAGIGESNGNRSISMGIFQTPGSNAQEIITNIKTLLKETEKTLPEGIGYNINFDTNEFLEASIAKVVTTLLEAFVLVFLVVFLFLQDFRSTLIPAIAVPVSIVGTFFFLNLFGYSINLLTLFALVLAIGIVVDDAIVVVEAVHAKMEGGITDAKKATVEAMDEITGAIISITLVMAAVFIPVTFLTGPTGVFYQQFGITLIIAILISAVNALTLSPVLCAMFLKPPAHHSKEYASMNFMQKFFSKFNAGFNAGTKKYGQSFHFILRNKWVSLLVIFAAGAVTFWWASSTMPTGFIPKEDRGILFTDVQLPPGASLERTYNILSDLQKEARKIPGVQNVTYTASRGFMSGSGSNVGQAFIKLKPFDERGKADGQSIDEITGRLFGITSKYPDAKIIFFSPPSVPGFGSSDGFSTVLLDKSGGDISELNKVTQSFVGALMQRPEIQFASTSFNTNYPQYQMVVNTPRAKESGVSLNAILSTMQGYIGGIYSSDFTKYGKQFRVMIQALPDDRKSPESLNSIFVKTASGAMAPISQFVTLEKSFGPQSLERYNLFTSVGINGSSNPGFSTGDAIKAVQEVAAENLPANYDVEFTGLTKEEMKAGSQTYIVFLLSFLFVYFILAAQYESYLLPFSVILSLPLGVIGAFFGQRIFGLENNIYFQIAIIMLIGLLAKNAILIVEFAVQRRLHGESIAMSAINAAKARLRPILMTSFAFIFGMIPLIFATGIGSVGNRSIATGAATGLLIGTFFGLVAIPVLYVIFQYLQEKVVPLKEKEINLSE; from the coding sequence ATGGTTAAAAAATTTATAAACAGACCGGTTTTATCTACCGTAATTTCCATCATGATTGTTGTTTTGGGAATACTCGGATTGATCTCTTTGCCGGTCACTCAGTATCCTGATATTGCACCACCAACGGTGCGAATATCTGCCAATTATACCGGTGCTAATGCGCAGACGGTAATGAACAGTGTAATTATTCCAATTGAAGAACAAGTGAATGGAGTTGAAGGAATGGATTATATTTCTTCTTCTGCGGGAAATAATGGGTCCGCTTCAATTCAAATATTCTTTAAACAAGGAATTGATCCCGATATCGCTGCGGTAAATGTTCAGAATCAAGTTCAACGGGCAATTCCGCTTCTTCCTTCCGAGGTTACAAGATCTGGAGTTCAGGTAAGTAAACAGCAAACCAGTGCTTTGATGTTTTTGAGTTTCTACACGTCGAACCCGCAGTTGGATGAGGTTTGGCTACAGAATTATATGAACATTAATATCATCCCAGAATTAAAAAGGGTAAATGGTGTTGGTGATGCCCAGGTTTTTGGAGGAAAAAATTATGCCATGAGAATTTGGCTTGATCCAGCAAAAATGGCTGCCTATGGTTTAGAACCTACTGAAGTTTCTGCTGCGATCAATGAGCAATCAAGAGAAGCTGCTGCCGGAGCATTAGGTGAAAACAGTGGGAGTTCTTTTCAATACATTATTACATACAAAGGAAAATATAATGATGTTGATCAATTCGAAAATATTATTTTGCGGGCACTCGGTAATGGGGAATATCTTCGTTTAAAAGATGTTGCAGAAATCAAATTGGATTCTCAATCTTATGCCGGAATTGGGGAAAGTAATGGGAACCGATCCATCTCGATGGGGATTTTCCAAACTCCAGGTTCTAATGCGCAGGAAATTATTACCAATATTAAGACTTTGTTGAAGGAAACTGAGAAAACTTTACCAGAAGGAATTGGGTATAATATTAATTTTGATACTAATGAATTTTTAGAGGCTTCAATCGCAAAAGTAGTGACTACTTTATTAGAAGCCTTCGTATTAGTATTTTTAGTAGTATTTTTATTTTTACAAGATTTTAGATCGACCTTAATTCCAGCGATTGCAGTTCCGGTTTCGATAGTCGGTACTTTCTTCTTCCTGAATTTATTCGGTTACTCGATTAACTTATTGACGCTATTTGCTTTGGTTCTTGCCATCGGGATTGTGGTTGATGATGCGATTGTAGTAGTAGAAGCTGTTCATGCGAAAATGGAAGGCGGCATTACAGATGCGAAAAAAGCAACTGTCGAAGCCATGGACGAAATTACGGGTGCAATTATCTCTATTACTTTGGTAATGGCGGCAGTATTTATTCCGGTAACTTTCTTAACAGGTCCAACAGGAGTTTTCTACCAACAATTTGGAATTACCTTAATTATTGCGATTTTAATTTCAGCGGTAAATGCCTTAACGTTGAGTCCGGTGCTTTGTGCGATGTTTTTAAAACCGCCCGCGCATCATTCCAAAGAGTATGCGAGCATGAATTTCATGCAAAAGTTCTTCTCTAAATTTAATGCAGGTTTTAATGCAGGAACGAAAAAATATGGACAATCATTTCATTTTATTTTAAGAAATAAATGGGTAAGCTTATTGGTCATTTTTGCTGCCGGAGCAGTTACTTTCTGGTGGGCAAGTTCTACCATGCCTACAGGATTTATTCCGAAAGAAGACCGTGGGATTTTGTTTACAGATGTACAACTTCCGCCCGGAGCTTCCTTAGAACGAACCTATAATATTTTATCAGATCTTCAAAAAGAAGCACGGAAAATTCCAGGTGTTCAAAACGTAACGTATACCGCAAGTCGTGGTTTTATGTCCGGTTCTGGATCTAATGTTGGTCAAGCTTTTATTAAATTAAAGCCTTTTGATGAACGCGGGAAAGCCGATGGACAAAGTATCGATGAAATCACAGGAAGGTTATTTGGAATCACCAGTAAATATCCAGATGCAAAAATCATTTTCTTCTCTCCACCAAGTGTACCTGGTTTTGGGAGTAGTGATGGTTTCTCCACTGTTTTGTTGGATAAATCAGGCGGAGATATTTCAGAACTCAATAAAGTGACGCAAAGTTTTGTCGGTGCATTGATGCAGAGACCAGAAATTCAGTTTGCTTCAACTTCATTTAATACCAACTATCCTCAGTATCAGATGGTCGTTAATACACCTCGTGCGAAAGAAAGTGGAGTATCATTAAATGCGATTTTGAGCACCATGCAAGGGTATATCGGAGGAATTTATTCGTCAGATTTTACTAAATATGGAAAACAGTTCAGGGTAATGATTCAAGCTTTGCCAGATGATCGAAAATCGCCGGAAAGTTTAAATTCAATTTTCGTGAAAACAGCTTCTGGAGCGATGGCGCCAATATCGCAATTTGTGACCCTCGAAAAAAGTTTTGGACCTCAGTCCTTGGAACGTTATAACCTCTTTACTTCTGTAGGAATCAATGGTTCCAGTAATCCTGGTTTTTCCACAGGTGATGCTATTAAAGCGGTTCAGGAAGTTGCGGCCGAAAATTTACCAGCTAATTATGATGTTGAGTTTACAGGCTTAACGAAAGAAGAAATGAAAGCTGGATCTCAGACTTATATCGTATTTTTATTAAGTTTCCTGTTTGTTTACTTTATTCTGGCGGCTCAATATGAAAGTTATTTATTGCCTTTCTCGGTGATACTTTCCCTTCCTTTAGGAGTAATTGGAGCTTTTTTCGGTCAGCGGATTTTCGGCTTGGAGAATAATATTTATTTCCAGATTGCGATTATTATGTTGATTGGATTGCTTGCCAAAAATGCAATTTTGATCGTAGAGTTTGCGGTACAGCGGCGTCTACATGGTGAATCAATTGCAATGTCTGCAATTAATGCTGCTAAAGCGAGGTTACGTCCGATTTTGATGACTTCATTTGCGTTTATCTTCGGTATGATTCCTTTGATTTTTGCGACAGGGATTGGATCGGTCGGTAACCGTTCAATTGCCACGGGTGCAGCTACAGGTTTATTAATAGGTACTTTCTTCGGTTTGGTAGCAATCCCTGTATTGTATGTAATATTCCAATACTTGCAAGAAAAAGTGGTGCCTTTAAAGGAAAAGGAAATCAATCTTTCCGAATAA
- a CDS encoding efflux transporter outer membrane subunit, with product MKIKKMNKYFNIKILSIVFSAFVLTSCMTREKYERPTEVINENLFRTDLLPKDSTSMATISWREIFTDPVLQKHIAKALDNNLDVRVALQNISAADSYLKQSKAAYLPTLSAGPNYTFQTQSLNTQSGQLMSARKYGNQFDVSANIGWEADIWGKLRAQEKAEFANYLGTVSAHQAVKSDLVASVASAYYQLLTFDDQKKIINETIALRKKNLETTSALKDAGTVTEVAVQQSEALVFNAESLLISIDVQIGLLENTISLLMGEPSHAIERTTIAAQKMPISLDLGYPANLLANRPDVKVAEYRLMNAFEMTNAAKANFYPTLRLTGSGGIVSGDIDQLFSVNSLFANVVAGLAQPILNKRQIRTQYEVSLANKEIAYLNFRRSVLTAGKEVSDALKIYQSQDSFIGLKRKEMEAYKNSVEYSQELVNYGLANYLEVINASVNQLNAELNISNAEYSKLDAGIELYRALGGGWR from the coding sequence ATGAAAATTAAAAAAATGAATAAATATTTCAATATAAAAATACTTTCGATTGTCTTTTCAGCGTTCGTTCTTACCTCTTGTATGACTCGCGAAAAGTACGAAAGACCGACCGAAGTGATTAATGAAAATCTTTTCCGTACCGATTTGTTGCCGAAAGATTCTACAAGTATGGCGACTATTTCGTGGCGAGAAATTTTCACAGATCCGGTTTTACAGAAACACATTGCGAAAGCATTGGACAATAATTTAGATGTAAGAGTCGCATTGCAAAACATCAGTGCGGCAGATTCTTATTTAAAGCAAAGTAAAGCAGCCTATTTGCCAACGCTTTCTGCAGGTCCGAATTATACCTTCCAAACACAGTCTTTAAATACGCAGTCGGGCCAATTAATGTCGGCTCGAAAATATGGAAATCAGTTTGATGTTTCTGCAAATATTGGTTGGGAAGCTGATATTTGGGGGAAATTGAGAGCTCAGGAAAAAGCTGAATTTGCCAACTATTTAGGCACAGTTTCTGCGCACCAAGCCGTGAAAAGTGATTTGGTTGCCAGCGTTGCTTCCGCTTACTATCAGTTGTTGACTTTTGATGATCAGAAGAAAATCATTAATGAAACAATTGCTTTAAGAAAGAAAAATTTGGAAACGACGTCGGCTTTGAAAGATGCCGGAACAGTAACCGAAGTTGCGGTACAGCAAAGTGAAGCTTTGGTTTTCAATGCAGAATCTTTATTAATAAGTATTGATGTTCAAATCGGGTTGCTCGAAAATACCATCAGTTTATTGATGGGTGAGCCTTCGCACGCAATTGAGCGCACGACAATTGCCGCTCAGAAAATGCCGATAAGTTTAGATCTCGGTTATCCTGCCAATTTGTTGGCAAACCGCCCTGATGTGAAAGTTGCAGAATACCGTTTGATGAATGCTTTCGAAATGACCAACGCTGCGAAAGCCAACTTTTATCCAACTTTGAGATTGACCGGAAGTGGTGGAATTGTATCTGGAGATATAGATCAATTATTCAGTGTGAATTCACTTTTTGCCAATGTTGTTGCGGGTTTAGCCCAACCAATTTTAAATAAAAGACAAATTAGAACGCAATATGAAGTAAGTTTAGCGAACAAAGAAATCGCTTATCTTAATTTTAGAAGATCAGTTTTAACCGCCGGAAAAGAAGTTTCTGATGCTTTGAAAATCTATCAATCACAAGACAGTTTCATCGGCTTAAAAAGAAAAGAAATGGAGGCTTACAAAAACTCCGTTGAATATTCTCAGGAGTTGGTGAATTATGGCTTGGCAAACTACTTAGAAGTGATCAACGCCAGTGTAAATCAGTTGAATGCTGAGTTAAATATTTCTAATGCAGAATATTCTAAGTTAGATGCAGGAATCGAATTATACCGCGCTCTTGGTGGCGGCTGGAGATAA
- a CDS encoding RNA methyltransferase → MSSTKKLKLEELGRIDVETFKQTKKTPLVVVLDNVRSMHNVGAIFRTADAFLIEKVVLCGITPQPPHREIHKAALGATESVDWVYEKDIAVALQNLKDENFKIIGIEQTSNSQVITDYPINKVEKYALVLGNEVDGLSDEALSHYDTFLEIPQLGTKHSLNVSVCGGIVMWEFFKYL, encoded by the coding sequence ATGTCATCCACAAAGAAACTGAAACTGGAAGAATTAGGGAGAATCGATGTTGAAACCTTTAAACAAACCAAAAAAACACCGTTGGTTGTTGTCTTAGACAATGTTCGAAGCATGCACAATGTAGGCGCGATTTTCAGAACGGCTGATGCTTTCTTAATAGAAAAAGTGGTACTGTGTGGAATTACGCCACAACCGCCACATCGGGAAATCCATAAAGCTGCTTTGGGTGCCACCGAAAGTGTAGATTGGGTTTATGAAAAAGACATCGCTGTAGCGCTTCAAAATTTAAAGGATGAAAACTTTAAAATTATAGGAATTGAGCAGACAAGCAATTCGCAGGTGATCACAGATTACCCCATTAATAAGGTGGAAAAGTACGCTTTGGTTTTAGGAAATGAAGTAGATGGGTTGAGCGATGAAGCGCTTTCGCATTATGATACTTTCCTGGAAATTCCGCAGTTGGGAACAAAGCATTCTTTGAACGTTTCTGTGTGCGGTGGAATTGTGATGTGGGAATTTTTTAAATATTTGTAA